From a region of the Candidatus Margulisiibacteriota bacterium genome:
- a CDS encoding M48 family metalloprotease — MKKLVLTVLLLSSVFLLTACARNPATGGYSLNFYSSAQEYQMGEEYHPRLVAQYGEYTDPNLHNYVQGIVDRLGDVSHRPDLNYRVTLLDTPEINAFAIPGGRVYVCRGLLVYINSEAELAGVMGHELGHVNARHSVQQMSKQQSLDFGLLFGALFLAKDSEQNAQNFLDLGGAVSNLAMLSYSREDEMEADRLGLEYAHQAGFSPLGVEQVMKMFERLSGQQSEWNILLSSHPASETRSKQARLEARKLAENQDINRELDRDVYLGKIKNIVTGRNPERGVISGGNFYSTRYQLAFNGGSGKFNLDGSYLMVWQNPQQTAVAQLDLLEMNNNPEKTKTTQTEKSLGTAAHTVLSRSWNNSHGNAYIYLARGKDGYYQISQYFNIYRGKMLCFTVTEKLSGQQTTLANLDSALQNLRPLSAAEADQFKAARLEVYTAQADDTWASLAKIYFTDAEAQRLAWFNGCELTDALPEKIKLGLF, encoded by the coding sequence ATGAAAAAACTTGTTTTAACCGTTCTATTATTATCCAGCGTTTTTCTCCTGACCGCCTGCGCGCGCAATCCGGCCACCGGCGGATATTCGCTGAATTTTTACTCCAGCGCGCAGGAGTATCAAATGGGCGAGGAATATCACCCGCGGCTTGTCGCGCAGTACGGCGAATATACAGACCCCAACCTGCACAACTACGTGCAGGGCATTGTGGATCGTCTGGGCGACGTATCACACCGGCCGGATCTGAATTACCGCGTGACCTTGCTGGACACGCCGGAGATCAACGCTTTTGCCATACCGGGCGGCCGCGTCTACGTCTGCCGTGGTTTGCTGGTCTATATCAATTCCGAAGCGGAGTTAGCCGGCGTCATGGGGCATGAACTCGGCCATGTCAACGCCAGGCACAGTGTGCAGCAAATGTCCAAACAGCAAAGTCTGGATTTTGGCTTGTTGTTCGGCGCGCTATTTTTGGCCAAAGACAGTGAACAAAACGCGCAAAATTTTCTTGATCTCGGCGGCGCGGTTTCCAATCTGGCCATGCTTTCTTACAGCCGTGAGGACGAAATGGAAGCCGACCGGCTGGGTCTGGAATACGCGCATCAGGCCGGTTTTAGTCCGCTGGGCGTCGAGCAGGTGATGAAGATGTTCGAGAGACTGAGCGGCCAGCAAAGCGAATGGAATATCCTGCTTTCCTCACACCCCGCTTCGGAAACACGCAGCAAGCAGGCGCGTCTCGAGGCGCGCAAACTGGCGGAAAATCAGGACATTAACCGCGAGTTAGACCGCGACGTTTATCTGGGAAAGATCAAAAATATTGTTACCGGCCGCAATCCCGAACGCGGCGTCATCAGCGGCGGAAATTTTTACAGCACGCGCTACCAATTAGCCTTTAACGGCGGCAGCGGCAAATTCAATCTGGACGGCAGTTATTTAATGGTCTGGCAAAATCCGCAACAGACCGCAGTGGCGCAGCTCGACCTGCTGGAAATGAACAACAATCCGGAAAAAACTAAAACTACGCAGACGGAGAAAAGCCTGGGCACGGCCGCGCACACTGTCCTCAGCCGCAGCTGGAACAACAGCCACGGCAACGCTTATATTTATCTGGCGCGCGGCAAAGACGGTTACTATCAGATCAGCCAGTATTTCAATATTTACCGTGGCAAAATGCTCTGCTTCACGGTCACGGAAAAATTGTCCGGTCAGCAGACTACGCTGGCCAATCTTGACTCCGCGCTGCAAAATCTGCGGCCGCTTTCCGCTGCCGAGGCTGATCAGTTCAAAGCGGCGCGTCTGGAAGTCTACACGGCGCAGGCTGATGACACTTGGGCAAGCCTGGCCAAAATTTATTTTACAGACGCCGAAGCGCAAAGACTGGCCTGGTTCAACGGCTGCGAATTGACCGACGCTCTACCGGAAAAAATAAAATTGGGATTATTTTAA
- a CDS encoding type II toxin-antitoxin system PemK/MazF family toxin, with translation MRRGDLYRVYRGSKNDPKNYRVFAVVSRQILIDSKFSMVTCAPVYSRYAALSTQVPVGVNEGLKHDSAIHCDELVSIPKSLLTHYIGKLSYRKLAGLKEALLIALDIEY, from the coding sequence ATGCGGCGCGGCGACTTGTATCGTGTCTATCGCGGCTCTAAAAACGATCCTAAAAACTACCGTGTGTTTGCGGTGGTTAGCAGGCAAATCTTGATCGATTCCAAGTTTTCGATGGTGACCTGCGCGCCGGTCTATTCCCGCTATGCTGCTTTGTCTACGCAGGTGCCGGTAGGCGTGAACGAGGGATTAAAGCATGACAGCGCTATTCACTGCGATGAATTGGTCAGTATTCCGAAAAGTTTATTGACGCACTATATAGGCAAATTGTCTTATCGCAAATTAGCCGGATTAAAAGAAGCGCTTTTGATCGCTTTGGATATTGAATATTGA
- a CDS encoding ribbon-helix-helix domain-containing protein, translating into MKVKTSISLSSDLLEQMDKLDFIDNRSDFIERALWRYLELLRREERNRKDLKDINKSAAQLNKEAADTLLYQVY; encoded by the coding sequence ATGAAAGTAAAAACATCTATTTCTTTATCCAGTGATTTATTGGAACAGATGGACAAACTGGATTTTATTGATAATCGCTCGGATTTTATCGAACGGGCGTTATGGCGTTATTTGGAATTACTGCGGCGGGAAGAGCGTAACCGGAAAGACTTGAAAGATATTAATAAATCCGCCGCGCAATTAAACAAAGAAGCTGCTGACACGCTTTTGTATCAGGTCTATTAA
- a CDS encoding helix-turn-helix domain-containing protein, producing the protein MSSDNVTVKNDFGLPYDAKDIGKYIRKLRRERKLSMYQLALNTGVTRTVLMRVEKGEREPRVNTLLKIIDGLELRPAEFFRIFD; encoded by the coding sequence ATGTCAAGTGACAACGTAACTGTAAAAAATGATTTTGGACTTCCTTATGATGCTAAAGATATTGGCAAATATATCCGCAAGCTACGCCGAGAGCGCAAATTGAGCATGTATCAGCTTGCCTTAAACACGGGTGTTACCAGAACGGTGCTGATGCGTGTCGAAAAAGGCGAGCGCGAGCCGCGCGTAAATACTTTACTTAAAATCATCGATGGTTTAGAGCTGCGTCCCGCGGAATTTTTTCGGATATTTGACTAG
- a CDS encoding type III PLP-dependent enzyme, with translation MAHEEPEGAEAIRPSIKAPKTREGIESLIRKLVKEHNTPLLLILKSVLSKQFYYFKKKLPSIEPFYAIKSNPNAQVLKHFVSLGCAFDVASAKEIEWVLRAGAKPRNIIFANTIKSEADLQYAHCHKIDLLTFDNELELYKIAKFCPRSRVVLRIKVANIGSVVQLSLKFGADPEQATYLLKKARSLGLHPEGISFHVGSQCTNINNYIQALEMSTKIFTEAESVGIYLKLLDIGGGFPIKHFDDEDGSVFEKMSSTLRKEIKRLFKSYDKLRIIAEPGRFFCGPAGILITQVVGKAFRDNKYYYYINDGVYQDFSGVIFDHCKYEFKTLKRGPKLLCTIAGPTCDSLDIISLTEELPELDIGNVIYVKNIGAYSCASAVPTFNGFAPAKILAV, from the coding sequence TTGGCACACGAAGAACCTGAGGGTGCGGAGGCCATCCGGCCTAGCATCAAAGCGCCGAAAACCCGCGAAGGCATCGAATCGCTGATCCGTAAATTAGTCAAAGAGCACAACACGCCTTTACTGCTCATTTTAAAAAGCGTCTTAAGCAAACAATTCTATTATTTCAAAAAAAAGCTGCCCAGTATCGAGCCGTTTTACGCGATCAAGTCCAACCCTAACGCGCAGGTTTTGAAACATTTTGTCAGTTTGGGCTGCGCGTTCGACGTGGCCAGCGCTAAAGAGATCGAGTGGGTCCTGCGCGCTGGCGCCAAACCGCGCAATATTATTTTTGCCAATACTATAAAATCCGAGGCCGACCTGCAGTACGCGCACTGCCACAAGATCGATCTGCTGACTTTCGACAATGAGCTGGAGCTGTATAAAATCGCTAAATTCTGTCCTAGGTCCCGAGTGGTTCTGCGCATCAAAGTCGCCAATATCGGCAGCGTGGTGCAGCTTTCACTCAAATTCGGCGCCGACCCAGAACAGGCGACATATCTGCTGAAAAAAGCGCGTTCACTGGGGCTGCATCCAGAAGGCATCAGTTTTCACGTCGGCTCGCAGTGCACAAACATTAATAATTATATTCAAGCGCTGGAAATGTCCACCAAGATTTTTACAGAAGCGGAAAGTGTCGGCATTTATCTCAAGCTGCTGGACATCGGCGGCGGTTTTCCGATCAAGCATTTTGACGACGAGGACGGCTCGGTTTTTGAAAAAATGTCCAGCACCCTGCGCAAAGAGATCAAGCGGCTTTTCAAAAGTTACGACAAGCTGCGTATCATCGCCGAGCCGGGACGGTTTTTTTGCGGGCCGGCCGGCATACTGATCACGCAGGTCGTCGGCAAAGCTTTTCGTGATAACAAGTATTATTACTATATTAATGACGGCGTGTATCAGGATTTTTCCGGCGTGATTTTTGACCACTGTAAATATGAATTCAAAACACTGAAGCGCGGGCCGAAACTGCTCTGCACGATCGCCGGCCCGACCTGCGATTCGCTGGATATTATTTCGCTGACCGAAGAATTGCCGGAACTGGACATCGGCAACGTGATCTATGTGAAAAATATCGGCGCGTATTCCTGCGCCAGCGCCGTGCCGACTTTCAATGGTTTTGCGCCGGCCAAGATTTTAGCTGTCTGA
- a CDS encoding radical SAM protein, whose amino-acid sequence MPRQGNETSCLFGPVNSRRLGHSLGIDLVKFKTCTFNCVFCECGRTTALTTERQIFIPTAKVLRELGLFFAKPHCDSLRPSSTLFASVSAGYSAQRPPRRDHHAETSSPGPVDVLTFSGGGEPTLAANLGEVIAEIKKNYPAYKVCLLTNSTLLSDSQVRAEIKLADIIIPSLNAVSPPAFQKINRPPVSVTPEKVLSGLLDLRREYTGQLLLEIFIVPEVNDTPQELALLREAAALIKPDGVQLNSLDRAGAEDWVKPASAENMQKIKEFFKNFNTNYYLQR is encoded by the coding sequence ATGCCGCGCCAGGGAAACGAAACCAGCTGTCTTTTCGGCCCCGTCAATTCACGGCGGCTGGGGCACAGTCTGGGCATTGATCTAGTAAAATTCAAAACCTGTACTTTCAACTGTGTGTTTTGCGAGTGTGGCCGGACTACCGCCCTGACCACCGAGCGGCAGATATTTATTCCCACCGCCAAAGTCTTGCGGGAACTCGGCCTATTTTTTGCCAAACCGCATTGCGACTCTCTTCGACCCTCTTCGACTCTCTTCGCCAGCGTATCCGCAGGATACTCCGCTCAGAGACCACCACGCAGAGACCACCACGCAGAGACCAGTTCTCCAGGCCCGGTAGATGTGCTGACTTTTTCCGGCGGCGGAGAACCTACGCTAGCCGCCAATCTCGGCGAAGTAATCGCGGAGATCAAAAAAAACTATCCGGCATACAAAGTTTGTCTATTGACCAATTCTACGCTGCTCTCCGACAGCCAGGTGCGTGCAGAAATAAAGCTGGCGGATATTATTATACCGTCGCTCAATGCCGTGTCTCCGCCGGCGTTCCAGAAAATCAACCGGCCGCCAGTCAGTGTCACGCCGGAAAAAGTCCTGAGCGGCCTTCTTGATCTGCGGCGGGAATACACCGGCCAATTATTGCTGGAGATTTTTATCGTGCCGGAAGTCAACGACACGCCGCAGGAACTCGCCCTGCTACGCGAAGCCGCCGCGCTGATCAAACCGGACGGCGTACAGTTAAATTCTCTCGACCGCGCTGGAGCCGAAGACTGGGTCAAGCCGGCGTCCGCCGAAAACATGCAAAAGATCAAAGAGTTTTTTAAAAATTTTAATACGAATTATTATCTACAACGGTAA
- a CDS encoding type II toxin-antitoxin system Phd/YefM family antitoxin, with amino-acid sequence MPIIQPLSELRTNTTKIARLAHAESEAIYITKNGYADLVVLSVEEYERHLAKLEVYEKLAASQAEVVSGQKLLPLEEVFAKYKAQYGEA; translated from the coding sequence ATGCCAATAATCCAGCCGTTATCCGAGTTGAGAACCAACACGACTAAAATCGCCAGACTGGCTCATGCCGAATCTGAAGCGATATATATCACCAAAAATGGTTATGCTGATTTGGTCGTCTTGAGCGTGGAAGAGTACGAACGACATCTTGCTAAATTAGAAGTGTATGAAAAATTGGCCGCTTCACAGGCTGAAGTAGTTTCAGGCCAGAAATTGCTGCCGCTGGAGGAAGTATTCGCCAAATACAAAGCGCAATATGGGGAAGCCTAA
- a CDS encoding type II toxin-antitoxin system RelE/ParE family toxin, with protein MGKPNYTVVLTPSADQDLAEIFQYVASQLNAPDTAAQLVAKLHQTLAGLVFLPQRHALVKDNFLSKQGFRVLPKANYLIFYVSDKNTRQVIIHRILSAKRNYLKLFQQN; from the coding sequence ATGGGGAAGCCTAATTATACTGTAGTCCTCACACCCAGCGCAGACCAGGATCTGGCTGAAATATTCCAATATGTGGCCAGTCAGCTTAACGCGCCCGACACCGCGGCGCAGTTGGTCGCTAAACTACACCAAACTCTCGCTGGTTTGGTTTTCCTGCCCCAGCGCCACGCGCTAGTCAAAGATAATTTCTTAAGCAAACAAGGTTTTCGCGTGCTGCCTAAAGCGAATTATTTAATTTTTTACGTGAGCGACAAAAATACCAGGCAAGTGATTATTCATCGGATTTTGTCCGCCAAACGTAATTATCTAAAACTTTTTCAGCAAAACTAG
- a CDS encoding saccharopine dehydrogenase NADP-binding domain-containing protein: MKIKFDGKILVIGCGGVAQCFLPLLVKHLEMPPHKITVIDFTDKTEAIADIIQAGVNFKKDRVTKENISSKLAEYVGGGDIIIDLAWNIDCNTILQWCHEHNVRYVNTSVEEWDPYASAENTSPQKRTLYYRQMQIREMLASWKEKGPSAVIDHGANPGLVSHFVKVALVDIANKLLQDRPPDARAENLQKYLQAENWPKIAQALGVKVIHISERDTQVIDKPKQLNEFVNTWSIEGFYEESIAPAELGWGTHELSLPPYALTHSRGPQNQICLARMGAKTKVRSWTPCGEITGMVIRHGEAFSISDYLTVWGSGEAGKYSGGEADKHIGAEPVYRPTVHYAYCPCDGAQLSIAELEMRQFKLHEKQRILRDEIIDGRDELGVLLMGHDFKSWWTGSLLDIHTARQLAPRQNATTLQVACSVLGALFWLIHNPQEGVKNPDQLPYKEVLEVARPYLGEFVSLPSNWDPTQNRRDIDMFNKYRPQPRRIDENLMWQFNTFLVE; this comes from the coding sequence TTGAAAATAAAGTTTGACGGAAAAATTTTAGTTATTGGTTGCGGCGGTGTGGCGCAGTGTTTTTTGCCCCTGCTCGTCAAACATCTGGAAATGCCGCCGCATAAAATAACCGTCATTGATTTCACTGACAAAACTGAAGCGATTGCCGATATTATTCAGGCCGGTGTCAATTTCAAAAAAGACCGCGTGACCAAAGAAAATATCAGTAGCAAATTGGCCGAGTACGTCGGCGGCGGCGACATAATTATCGATCTAGCCTGGAATATCGACTGCAACACTATTTTGCAATGGTGCCATGAACACAATGTCCGTTACGTCAATACTTCCGTCGAGGAGTGGGATCCTTACGCTAGCGCGGAAAACACCTCCCCGCAGAAACGCACGCTCTACTACCGCCAGATGCAGATCCGCGAGATGCTGGCCAGCTGGAAAGAAAAAGGCCCCTCGGCGGTCATCGATCACGGCGCTAATCCTGGGCTGGTGTCGCACTTCGTCAAAGTCGCGCTGGTCGATATTGCCAATAAATTACTGCAAGACCGGCCTCCAGACGCGCGCGCTGAAAATTTGCAGAAATATTTGCAGGCGGAAAACTGGCCGAAAATCGCCCAAGCGCTCGGCGTGAAAGTCATTCACATCAGTGAGCGCGACACGCAGGTCATCGACAAACCCAAACAGCTCAACGAGTTCGTCAACACTTGGAGCATCGAGGGTTTTTACGAAGAAAGCATCGCGCCGGCGGAGCTGGGCTGGGGCACGCATGAGTTGTCCCTGCCGCCCTATGCGCTAACGCACAGCCGCGGCCCGCAAAATCAGATCTGCCTGGCCAGAATGGGGGCGAAAACCAAAGTGCGCAGCTGGACACCCTGCGGTGAGATCACCGGCATGGTGATCCGCCACGGCGAAGCTTTTTCGATCTCGGATTATTTGACTGTGTGGGGCAGCGGTGAAGCCGGCAAATACAGCGGCGGCGAAGCTGATAAGCATATTGGCGCGGAACCGGTGTACCGACCGACCGTGCATTACGCTTACTGTCCCTGTGACGGCGCGCAGCTTTCCATCGCCGAGCTGGAAATGCGCCAGTTTAAGCTGCACGAAAAGCAGCGGATTTTGCGGGACGAAATTATCGACGGCCGCGACGAACTGGGCGTGCTGCTCATGGGGCACGATTTCAAATCCTGGTGGACCGGCAGTCTGCTGGACATTCACACCGCGCGCCAGCTTGCGCCGCGGCAAAACGCCACGACTTTGCAGGTTGCCTGTTCGGTGCTGGGCGCGCTTTTTTGGCTGATCCACAATCCGCAGGAAGGCGTAAAAAATCCTGACCAGCTGCCCTACAAAGAAGTGCTGGAAGTCGCCCGCCCCTATCTCGGCGAATTTGTTTCCCTGCCGTCAAACTGGGACCCGACGCAAAACCGCCGCGACATTGACATGTTTAATAAATACCGTCCGCAGCCGCGGCGCATTGACGAAAATTTAATGTGGCAGTTTAATACGTTCTTGGTGGAATAA